One stretch of Paenibacillus sp. FSL R5-0341 DNA includes these proteins:
- a CDS encoding tocopherol cyclase family protein — protein MNKQDKRRNRYMLEKGPLASRGYDWWWHSFTGKNEQTGEEKSFFIEYFIINPVLGGEHPVFGQLPGTTNKPSYVMIKAGHWGENAKQIHRFYGIDHMKMRSEQLDLVVGDCTLSETSMKGSVALSKEECEKHPEYMSDSGQMSWDLKIDKQVAFHVGYGAASMFRAMNAFEMFWHAEGMKTEYEGTVILDGVTYTISPKTSYGYADKNWGGDFTSPWVWLSSCNLISKISGRRLENSVFDVGGGKPKVFGVPLDRKLLIDFYYEGQSYEFNFSKFWTFTRTKFDCHETDDEIVWNVSSQNSGYAIEIEISCPKNEMLLVNYEAPNGKKLHNRLWNGGTGRGEIKLYKKQQGSVILIDHLMTANVGCEYGEYDS, from the coding sequence ATGAATAAACAGGACAAACGCAGAAATCGATACATGTTGGAGAAGGGACCACTGGCATCCAGAGGTTATGATTGGTGGTGGCACTCTTTTACAGGCAAGAATGAACAGACAGGGGAAGAAAAATCATTTTTTATTGAGTATTTTATTATTAACCCTGTGTTGGGTGGAGAACACCCCGTATTTGGACAGCTGCCGGGCACAACGAACAAGCCTTCGTATGTCATGATCAAGGCAGGACATTGGGGCGAAAATGCGAAACAAATCCATCGCTTCTATGGTATCGATCATATGAAGATGCGTTCGGAGCAGCTTGATTTGGTTGTAGGAGATTGTACGTTATCCGAAACAAGCATGAAGGGCTCGGTAGCCCTATCGAAGGAAGAATGTGAGAAGCACCCGGAGTATATGAGCGATAGTGGGCAGATGAGCTGGGATCTTAAGATCGACAAGCAGGTTGCATTCCATGTTGGATATGGTGCCGCGAGTATGTTTCGAGCGATGAATGCCTTTGAGATGTTCTGGCACGCGGAAGGAATGAAGACGGAATATGAGGGAACCGTCATACTGGATGGTGTGACCTATACTATTTCCCCTAAAACTTCATATGGATATGCGGATAAAAACTGGGGTGGGGATTTTACAAGCCCTTGGGTCTGGCTCAGTAGCTGTAATCTGATCAGCAAGATCAGTGGCAGACGGCTGGAAAACTCCGTTTTTGATGTAGGAGGAGGTAAACCCAAAGTGTTTGGCGTTCCATTGGATCGCAAGCTGTTGATTGATTTTTATTATGAGGGTCAGAGCTATGAGTTCAATTTCTCCAAATTTTGGACGTTTACCCGCACGAAGTTCGACTGCCATGAAACCGATGATGAGATTGTCTGGAACGTGTCCTCGCAAAATAGTGGATACGCCATTGAGATTGAAATTTCATGTCCGAAGAACGAGATGTTGCTGGTGAATTACGAAGCTCCGAACGGGAAGAAACTTCACAATCGGCTATGGAATGGTGGAACCGGGCGGGGAGAGATCAAATTGTATAAAAAACAGCAGGGTAGCGTGATACTTATTGATCATCTGATGACTGCGAATGTCGGTTGTGAATATGGCGAGTATGACTCATAA
- the hcp gene encoding hydroxylamine reductase codes for MFCYQCEQTPSGGCTVVGVCGKNETIASLQDTMIFALKGIAAYATHARQLGYSDPEVDRITHEALYMTLTNSNFNVQEHLEMAMKVGNAAIRIMDVLDRAHTDRFGVPQPITVSQNQIEGQCIVVTGHNLYALEELLRQTEGKGINIYTHSEMLPAHGYPALKKYAHLKGNIGKAWYDQRRLFEQFPGAILATTNCVMPIKGTYADRFFSYEVAGLEGVAKITEDDFSPLIERALSLPAANVQSEQVLTTGYHHETVIGLAPEIIQAVKDGHIRRFFVIAGCDAPGKGGNYYRELATSLPNDTVILTTSCGKFRFNDVDYGTVGDTGIPRYIDLGQCNNSGSTVKIAMALADAFGCTVNELPVSIVLSWFEQKAVAILLGLFSLGIQDIRIGPKPPEFISEGVLDVLVDMFGLKLITTAEEDMNAMLALS; via the coding sequence ATGTTTTGTTATCAATGCGAACAGACGCCGAGTGGCGGGTGTACCGTCGTTGGGGTATGCGGTAAAAATGAAACGATCGCAAGTTTGCAGGATACGATGATCTTTGCGTTAAAAGGCATCGCTGCTTATGCGACACACGCACGCCAGTTGGGATATTCTGATCCTGAGGTGGATCGGATTACACATGAGGCATTATATATGACATTGACGAACTCGAATTTTAATGTACAAGAACATCTGGAGATGGCAATGAAGGTTGGTAATGCAGCAATCCGCATTATGGACGTGCTGGATCGTGCGCATACGGACCGTTTTGGTGTACCGCAACCGATTACGGTTAGCCAGAACCAGATCGAAGGACAGTGCATCGTGGTGACAGGGCATAATCTGTATGCATTGGAGGAGTTACTGCGTCAAACGGAAGGAAAAGGAATTAACATCTATACTCACTCGGAAATGTTGCCTGCGCACGGTTATCCTGCGCTGAAGAAATATGCCCATCTCAAGGGTAATATCGGTAAAGCATGGTACGATCAGCGCAGACTGTTCGAACAATTCCCGGGTGCTATTCTCGCAACGACGAACTGTGTTATGCCGATCAAAGGCACATATGCAGATCGCTTTTTCTCATACGAAGTGGCGGGTTTGGAGGGCGTTGCCAAAATTACAGAGGATGACTTCTCACCTCTAATTGAACGTGCATTGTCACTGCCTGCGGCTAATGTACAGTCTGAGCAAGTCTTAACGACAGGATATCATCATGAGACCGTGATTGGACTTGCGCCAGAGATTATTCAGGCAGTGAAAGACGGTCATATCCGTCGATTCTTCGTTATTGCAGGCTGTGATGCACCAGGCAAAGGTGGCAACTACTATCGTGAATTGGCTACATCGTTGCCGAATGACACCGTTATTCTGACAACATCTTGTGGTAAGTTCCGCTTCAATGATGTGGATTACGGAACGGTTGGGGACACGGGTATCCCGCGTTATATCGATCTGGGTCAATGTAACAATTCCGGTTCTACGGTGAAAATTGCCATGGCTTTGGCGGATGCTTTTGGCTGTACCGTTAACGAGTTGCCTGTCAGCATCGTGTTGTCCTGGTTTGAGCAAAAAGCAGTTGCGATCCTGCTCGGCCTGTTCAGCCTTGGCATTCAGGACATTCGGATTGGACCGAAACCACCTGAGTTCATATCGGAAGGTGTCTTGGATGTACTCGTGGACATGTTCGGTCTGAAGTTAATTACAACGGCAGAAGAAGATATGAACGCCATGTTGGCACTGTCATAA
- a CDS encoding cation-translocating P-type ATPase, giving the protein MQHYRHSAEETLQDVQSSSKGLTTSEAAKRLETEGYNELKGKDATPVWKLFLENFKDPMVIVLLIAAAVQVVLGHLIESLIIFLVILLNAVISVVQTKKAESSLDALKQMSAPEAKVIRDGQKKTIPARELVPGDIVMLDAGDYVPADGRILESGSLKINEGMLTGESEAAEKHADAIPDEAPIGDRRNMAFSGSLVVYGRGMLVITGTALKTEIGKIAELIENAEAKNTPLQRKLESFSKKLGFFILGLSILIFAIEAGRVWLTEGTENIGPSIVNALMFAVAVAVAAIPEALSSIVTIVLSLGTNKMAKQHAIIRRLPAVEALGSASIICTDKTGTLTQNKMTVVDYYIPHGTKDEFPDDPDQWSEEERRLLHIAVLCNDSNINQEGKELGDPTEVALIAFSNRVNKDYNEIRDQFPREAELPFDSDRKLMSTVHTFEGQTALLTKGGPDVLFSRCSHVFINGEVQPLTPEIRTQFEEKNEAFSKRAFRVLAYAYKKFDDKNQVTIDDEHDLTLVGLTAMIDPPREAVYGSIEESKKAGIRTIMITGDHKTTAQAIGVDIGLAEPDDLAITGAELDKMSDEELDQQLEHISVYARVSPENKIRIVRAWQRKGKVAAMTGDGVNDAPALKQADIGVAMGSGTDVAKDAAAMILTDDNFVSIVNAVSVGRMVFDNIKKAIAYLFAGNLGAIIAILFALIVGWVNPFTALQLLFINLVNDSLPAIALGTEKPEPDVMRRKPRDINEGIFAGGTLQAVITRGVLIGAAVIVSQYIGLGISEEISVAMAFTTLILARSLQTFAARSNTQTIFKVGFTTNKLVLGSILVCLCLYAITLIPGVRGVFAIPDTFGWNEFLIAGGLALAAVILMDVIKWIRNRGKQVTAA; this is encoded by the coding sequence TTGCAACATTACAGACACAGTGCAGAGGAAACCCTTCAGGATGTGCAAAGTTCCTCCAAGGGACTCACGACCTCCGAAGCTGCGAAGAGACTTGAAACCGAAGGATATAACGAGTTAAAAGGCAAAGATGCAACGCCTGTCTGGAAACTGTTCCTCGAAAATTTCAAAGATCCGATGGTCATCGTGCTGCTGATTGCAGCCGCGGTACAGGTTGTACTTGGACATCTGATTGAATCGTTGATCATATTCCTGGTTATATTGCTCAACGCGGTAATCAGTGTTGTGCAGACCAAAAAAGCCGAGAGCTCGCTCGACGCGCTGAAACAAATGTCTGCTCCCGAAGCCAAGGTCATTCGTGACGGCCAGAAAAAGACCATTCCAGCGAGGGAACTCGTTCCCGGTGATATTGTTATGCTGGACGCAGGCGATTATGTCCCGGCTGACGGGCGTATACTGGAATCAGGCAGTCTGAAAATTAACGAAGGTATGCTGACCGGAGAATCGGAAGCTGCGGAAAAACACGCGGATGCCATCCCGGATGAAGCTCCAATTGGAGATCGGCGCAATATGGCCTTCAGTGGCTCACTGGTTGTATATGGACGTGGCATGCTCGTCATTACGGGTACGGCACTCAAAACCGAAATCGGCAAAATTGCCGAACTGATTGAAAATGCCGAAGCCAAGAACACGCCACTACAACGCAAGTTGGAATCATTCAGCAAAAAACTGGGCTTTTTCATCCTTGGCTTATCGATTCTCATCTTTGCCATTGAAGCTGGTCGTGTGTGGTTGACCGAAGGTACGGAAAATATCGGACCATCCATCGTGAATGCACTGATGTTTGCCGTAGCTGTTGCAGTAGCTGCCATTCCTGAGGCCTTATCCTCCATTGTGACTATTGTATTGTCACTCGGTACGAACAAGATGGCCAAACAGCATGCGATCATTCGCAGACTGCCAGCTGTGGAAGCACTCGGTTCTGCAAGCATCATCTGTACGGATAAAACAGGAACGCTAACTCAGAATAAAATGACTGTCGTGGATTATTACATTCCCCATGGCACCAAGGACGAATTCCCGGATGATCCCGATCAGTGGTCGGAAGAGGAACGCCGTTTGTTACATATTGCAGTGCTCTGCAATGATTCGAATATTAACCAGGAAGGCAAGGAACTGGGTGACCCCACCGAAGTAGCCCTCATTGCCTTCAGCAACCGGGTGAACAAGGATTACAATGAAATCCGTGACCAGTTCCCGCGTGAAGCTGAGCTTCCTTTTGACTCGGATCGAAAGCTCATGAGTACGGTGCATACCTTCGAAGGACAGACGGCTTTGCTGACCAAAGGTGGACCGGATGTGCTGTTCAGCCGCTGTAGCCATGTGTTTATCAACGGTGAAGTTCAGCCCCTCACACCCGAGATTCGCACACAGTTTGAAGAGAAAAATGAGGCCTTCTCCAAACGCGCCTTCCGTGTGCTGGCCTATGCGTACAAAAAATTCGATGACAAAAACCAGGTCACCATTGATGACGAGCACGATCTGACACTGGTTGGCCTGACAGCAATGATTGACCCACCGCGTGAAGCGGTATACGGCTCTATTGAAGAGTCCAAAAAAGCGGGTATTCGCACCATCATGATCACCGGAGATCACAAAACGACGGCTCAGGCCATCGGTGTGGATATCGGACTTGCCGAACCGGATGATCTCGCCATTACCGGAGCCGAACTGGACAAAATGTCCGATGAGGAATTGGATCAACAACTTGAACATATCTCGGTATACGCCAGAGTATCACCTGAGAACAAGATCCGCATCGTGCGTGCATGGCAGCGCAAAGGCAAAGTTGCAGCCATGACCGGAGATGGCGTTAATGACGCACCAGCGCTGAAACAAGCCGATATCGGCGTAGCGATGGGTAGCGGAACAGATGTCGCCAAGGATGCGGCTGCCATGATTCTGACGGATGACAACTTTGTCTCCATCGTGAATGCAGTCAGTGTTGGGCGGATGGTATTTGATAATATCAAAAAAGCCATCGCATATCTGTTCGCCGGTAACCTCGGTGCCATTATCGCCATTTTGTTTGCCTTGATCGTCGGCTGGGTCAATCCTTTTACGGCGCTTCAGCTGCTGTTCATCAATCTGGTGAACGACTCCCTGCCTGCCATTGCCTTAGGTACCGAAAAGCCCGAGCCAGATGTCATGCGACGCAAACCGCGTGATATTAACGAAGGCATCTTCGCAGGCGGAACCCTGCAAGCTGTGATTACCCGTGGTGTCCTGATTGGTGCGGCTGTTATCGTGTCCCAATATATCGGACTAGGCATATCGGAGGAAATTAGTGTCGCGATGGCCTTCACAACCTTGATTCTGGCACGCAGTCTGCAAACATTTGCAGCACGTTCCAACACACAGACCATCTTCAAGGTGGGCTTCACGACTAACAAACTCGTGCTCGGTTCCATCCTGGTGTGTCTCTGTCTCTATGCAATCACACTGATTCCAGGTGTTCGCGGCGTCTTCGCCATCCCGGATACATTTGGCTGGAATGAGTTCCTGATTGCAGGCGGACTCGCTCTTGCTGCCGTCATTCTGATGGATGTCATCAAGTGGATTCGCAATCGAGGGAAACAAGTGACTGCGGCATAA
- a CDS encoding VOC family protein has product MTHALLMSHSVFPTLDMKRTAQFYEEKMGFRVVEYLDTAEPHICLYRDLTEIILTQSNGQKVIPNRELYGYGYDAYFITKNQEELQQQLINADVKIVRDLNHTDYNNKEFVIEDVDGRWIAFGIKQG; this is encoded by the coding sequence ATGACTCATGCATTATTAATGTCCCACAGCGTATTTCCGACGCTGGATATGAAGAGAACCGCACAGTTTTATGAAGAGAAGATGGGCTTTCGGGTGGTCGAATATCTTGATACCGCGGAACCTCATATTTGCCTGTATCGTGATCTTACCGAGATTATTTTAACCCAAAGCAATGGACAGAAGGTCATTCCCAACAGAGAATTATATGGCTATGGATATGATGCATATTTTATTACGAAGAACCAGGAAGAGCTTCAGCAACAATTGATCAACGCCGATGTGAAAATCGTACGTGACCTCAATCATACAGACTATAATAACAAGGAGTTTGTAATCGAGGATGTTGATGGACGATGGATTGCTTTTGGCATCAAACAGGGATAA
- a CDS encoding MFS transporter: MKDKIVMPLWTCCLFIVVMNTTMFNVSLPVIIQDLQITSDLGSWVISSYSIGYALSTVIYSRLSDRIPVRKLLTVGLLILGLSSLLGLFAHSFAILLLTRILQSAGAGVMAGLGLVIASRYIPVERRGAAIALISSGSAMAFGLGPIVGGLISEYWGWNGLFAITVLVLLALPVLLYFLPRETVKTDQPFDVIGAILTVINATTLLVAITQQSWFWFAIGVISLIAHLLYIRKANLPFVNPQVFRTPGYTRLILIGFCVLVVNLGNLFLMPLVLADLYGRSSLAIGLLIAPGAIVAAFCTRFVGRWIDRYGNMRFMIIGHILLAAVLALFMLGLDQSALIITSGYLFFSPALSASMASLNNEASRVLPKSQIGSGMGMLQLIQFFGGSVSVAVCGLLLHSIPGVSVEKAYHVVYACLLLVCVVSLGLTVWHSRASRSGIKPVTLDS; this comes from the coding sequence GTGAAAGATAAAATTGTCATGCCACTCTGGACATGTTGCCTGTTCATCGTTGTGATGAACACCACCATGTTCAATGTTTCTTTGCCAGTCATTATTCAAGATCTACAGATTACCTCGGACCTGGGGTCTTGGGTCATCTCAAGTTATTCCATTGGTTACGCCTTGTCGACGGTGATCTACAGCCGTTTGTCAGACCGTATCCCGGTACGCAAACTGCTAACGGTTGGACTCCTGATCCTGGGATTATCTTCGTTGCTCGGGTTGTTCGCGCATAGCTTCGCGATTCTGTTGCTGACACGCATTCTGCAATCTGCGGGTGCAGGGGTGATGGCGGGTCTGGGTCTCGTCATTGCAAGTCGTTACATCCCGGTGGAACGACGCGGAGCTGCCATCGCACTCATCTCATCAGGCAGCGCCATGGCTTTTGGTCTGGGCCCCATTGTCGGCGGACTCATTAGCGAGTACTGGGGCTGGAACGGACTTTTTGCCATAACGGTGCTTGTCCTGCTCGCCCTGCCCGTATTGCTCTATTTCCTCCCACGGGAAACGGTCAAAACAGATCAGCCGTTTGATGTTATTGGCGCCATATTAACCGTTATTAACGCCACTACACTTCTTGTCGCAATCACCCAACAATCCTGGTTCTGGTTTGCCATCGGCGTTATCTCGCTTATTGCACACCTCTTGTATATTCGGAAAGCGAATCTTCCGTTTGTGAATCCACAAGTGTTCCGAACGCCAGGATACACCCGGTTAATCCTGATCGGATTCTGTGTGCTGGTCGTGAATCTGGGCAATCTGTTTTTGATGCCACTTGTGCTCGCTGATCTATATGGGCGCTCTTCGCTCGCCATTGGTTTGCTGATTGCTCCTGGAGCTATTGTTGCAGCATTTTGCACCCGTTTCGTCGGACGCTGGATCGACCGTTATGGCAATATGCGATTTATGATCATCGGACACATTCTGCTGGCAGCTGTCCTTGCCTTATTCATGCTCGGACTTGATCAGTCTGCCTTGATCATTACCAGTGGTTATCTCTTTTTCTCGCCGGCACTCTCAGCCTCCATGGCATCATTGAATAATGAAGCGTCACGTGTGCTGCCCAAATCGCAGATCGGTTCCGGTATGGGCATGTTACAACTGATTCAATTCTTCGGTGGTTCGGTGTCTGTAGCCGTGTGTGGGCTGTTGCTCCACAGCATTCCGGGGGTCTCGGTAGAGAAAGCTTACCATGTGGTGTATGCATGTCTGTTGCTCGTCTGCGTTGTTTCACTCGGATTGACCGTCTGGCACAGCAGAGCTTCACGCTCAGGCATTAAACCTGTCACATTGGACAGTTAA
- a CDS encoding DUF2625 family protein: protein MNTLTIAELVDRENHAWEELKELLDSGENTYEYVPAQQEAGGDTLYRLQISTKSYLGAVAYETEAIVLDHGWITLLGAGGDSTSGSLTSWNGVSEQPWVDVLEGMMVVAYDAAGGFFGMDTGKYGRTGHIYYFAPDTLEWESTELAYSGFINWLANGDLEQFYQTFRWKGWQEDMSQLQTGQVFAYYPPLWTQEGDGEISSKAPISIMEAWKFALDGK from the coding sequence ATGAATACATTAACGATAGCTGAATTAGTAGATCGTGAGAATCACGCATGGGAAGAACTCAAGGAACTCTTGGATAGCGGTGAAAATACATATGAGTATGTACCAGCACAGCAGGAGGCTGGAGGGGATACGCTCTATCGTCTGCAAATAAGCACCAAATCCTATTTGGGGGCTGTTGCTTATGAGACAGAAGCCATTGTACTGGACCATGGCTGGATCACGCTGCTTGGTGCGGGTGGTGACAGTACATCGGGAAGTCTAACCAGTTGGAATGGTGTGAGTGAGCAACCTTGGGTAGACGTACTGGAAGGCATGATGGTCGTCGCATACGATGCGGCAGGCGGTTTCTTCGGAATGGATACAGGCAAGTATGGCCGCACGGGACACATTTATTATTTTGCCCCGGATACACTCGAATGGGAATCGACAGAACTGGCATATTCAGGTTTCATCAACTGGCTGGCGAATGGCGACCTGGAGCAGTTCTACCAGACGTTTCGTTGGAAAGGCTGGCAAGAGGATATGTCTCAACTCCAGACAGGACAAGTGTTTGCGTATTACCCACCTCTTTGGACGCAGGAAGGTGACGGCGAGATCAGCAGTAAGGCTCCAATTAGCATCATGGAGGCCTGGAAGTTCGCACTGGACGGGAAATAG
- a CDS encoding DUF5123 domain-containing protein, protein MIPILMLFVSGCQDHSQSMKAPVSVQKSDPQVIHYISPQGNDSNKGTIQSPWKTLQHAADHASPGSTIYLREGVYHQKVKITRSGHSSSNPTLFSSYPQEKVLLDGKDLSVRGIEGLIEIENASYITIQNLEIRNFTTTLGGQVPSGIYVHGAGEHIQLLGNTIHAIASYASPEGPDLRGRDAHGIAIYGTEHPQALRDIIIKDNELYDLTLGSSESLAVNGNVDTFAIQNNIIHDSDNIGIDLIGYEGTSEDDTYDQARNGVVRGNEVYDITSNNNPSYGTDLPNDTNSAGGIYVDGGKDHIIDQNRVYRSDIGIEIASEHAGRSTSNITVRDNLIYSNRLTGIAMGGYDEERGATEDSKIMYNTLVGNDTLNAGNGQLFMQSRTKNNTFMRNILVSGSSEVLIYNEYTSNTDNVFDHNVYYSPGEQQDALWVWKNKAYSGIAAYIKGSGNDAHSLYVNPAFTDESNEDFRLQANSPAKAYGYLAPR, encoded by the coding sequence ATGATTCCAATTCTGATGCTGTTCGTATCCGGTTGTCAGGATCATAGCCAGTCCATGAAGGCACCAGTTTCTGTTCAAAAGTCTGATCCTCAGGTCATCCATTACATATCCCCTCAAGGAAACGACTCGAATAAAGGAACCATTCAATCTCCATGGAAAACATTGCAGCACGCTGCCGACCATGCTTCACCAGGAAGCACGATCTATTTGCGTGAAGGGGTCTATCATCAGAAAGTCAAAATCACCAGGAGCGGTCATTCCTCCAGTAATCCGACCCTATTTTCCAGTTATCCTCAGGAGAAGGTTCTCCTTGATGGTAAAGATCTATCCGTTCGGGGGATTGAAGGGTTGATTGAAATTGAAAATGCCAGTTATATTACGATTCAGAATCTCGAAATTCGTAACTTCACAACCACACTAGGGGGCCAAGTCCCAAGCGGGATCTATGTCCACGGAGCAGGTGAGCACATTCAGCTATTAGGCAACACCATACACGCGATCGCTAGTTACGCATCTCCTGAAGGTCCCGATTTGCGGGGCAGGGATGCCCACGGTATTGCCATTTATGGCACAGAGCACCCTCAAGCATTACGCGATATCATCATCAAGGATAATGAATTGTATGATCTGACACTTGGTTCAAGTGAATCACTTGCAGTCAACGGTAATGTTGATACGTTTGCCATACAGAACAATATCATCCATGATTCCGACAACATTGGTATTGATCTGATCGGGTACGAAGGTACGTCCGAGGACGATACGTACGATCAGGCTCGGAACGGTGTTGTACGAGGCAACGAAGTATACGATATTACATCCAATAACAACCCATCCTACGGTACAGACCTGCCCAATGATACCAACTCGGCGGGCGGCATCTATGTAGATGGCGGGAAAGATCATATCATTGACCAAAACCGGGTGTATCGGAGCGATATCGGAATTGAGATTGCCTCAGAGCATGCTGGACGTTCGACAAGCAACATTACCGTGCGGGATAACCTGATTTATTCCAACCGACTGACTGGCATTGCCATGGGTGGATATGACGAAGAACGGGGAGCTACCGAGGATAGCAAAATTATGTACAATACGCTTGTTGGGAATGATACGCTGAATGCAGGCAATGGACAGTTATTCATGCAATCACGGACGAAGAACAATACGTTCATGCGTAACATTCTCGTATCGGGCAGCTCGGAAGTACTGATATACAATGAATATACTAGCAATACCGACAATGTGTTTGACCATAATGTCTATTACTCACCAGGAGAGCAGCAAGATGCCCTGTGGGTTTGGAAAAATAAAGCCTACTCCGGCATCGCCGCCTACATTAAGGGATCTGGCAACGATGCACACTCTCTATATGTGAACCCGGCATTTACGGATGAGTCCAACGAAGATTTCCGTCTCCAGGCGAATTCTCCGGCGAAGGCGTATGGTTACCTTGCCCCACGGTAA
- a CDS encoding sensor domain-containing diguanylate cyclase — translation MDIQLDLAPCGYFSISDSGIVQSINQTLLTMLGYERDELVGQHIESTMSVSNKVFFHTYFYPYIQLYGHVDEMYFTFRTRDQQPVPVLLNGVRQTRNGESVVDCVVVVMRKRIEHEKDILHTKTKLQELYQATQEANKELERLHEEYKIKEQALIKVNDQLETLASTDLLTGLKNRRFFQEKMVESLLLFQEKQRYFSLLVVDIDHFKSINDTYGHPIGDLVLGNLAGLLQSVSRSTDVVARYGGEEFVIILPDCEEEQAIGIAERYRSQVASADWGEYNITVSIGAATVVEEDTEKSLFQKADNALYASKTGGRNRVTHAAQMVRS, via the coding sequence ATGGATATACAATTAGATCTGGCTCCCTGTGGATATTTCTCTATCTCGGATTCGGGCATCGTACAATCGATTAATCAAACTTTGCTTACGATGCTTGGATATGAGCGCGATGAGCTTGTGGGGCAACACATTGAGTCCACCATGTCGGTGAGCAATAAGGTGTTTTTCCATACGTATTTCTATCCCTACATCCAGTTATATGGACATGTGGACGAGATGTACTTCACGTTTCGTACTCGTGATCAGCAGCCTGTTCCCGTGCTGCTTAACGGTGTTCGACAGACCCGTAACGGGGAAAGCGTGGTCGATTGTGTTGTTGTAGTCATGCGTAAGCGAATCGAACATGAGAAGGATATTTTGCATACCAAAACGAAGCTGCAGGAGCTGTATCAGGCGACCCAAGAAGCAAACAAGGAGCTTGAACGATTACACGAGGAATATAAGATCAAAGAGCAGGCCCTTATCAAAGTGAATGATCAGTTGGAAACGCTGGCCTCCACAGACTTGCTGACAGGACTGAAGAACCGCAGATTTTTCCAGGAAAAAATGGTTGAAAGCTTGCTGTTGTTCCAGGAGAAACAACGTTATTTCTCTCTTCTGGTAGTGGATATTGATCATTTTAAAAGCATTAATGATACCTACGGACATCCGATCGGAGATCTGGTGCTCGGAAATTTGGCGGGACTGCTACAATCGGTCTCGCGTAGTACGGATGTGGTGGCGCGTTACGGTGGAGAGGAATTTGTTATCATTCTTCCAGATTGTGAAGAGGAGCAGGCGATCGGTATCGCAGAACGATATCGTTCACAGGTTGCTTCAGCCGACTGGGGTGAATATAACATTACTGTGAGTATCGGGGCGGCCACTGTGGTCGAGGAAGATACGGAAAAGTCCTTGTTCCAAAAAGCGGACAACGCCCTGTACGCCTCCAAAACTGGAGGACGAAACCGGGTGACACATGCAGCACAGATGGTAAGAAGTTAA
- a CDS encoding alpha/beta hydrolase encodes MTIDVLVRNNVKVLGSGSQTIVFAHGFGCDQDMWRYIVPSFTENYRVILFDYVGSGESQINYYDAGKYSNLQGYAQDVLEIMEVLELQDTIFVGHSVSSMIGMLASIQNPKYFKQIVMLGPSPRYVNDLPNYYGGFDRNDIDELLEMMQMNFIGWASYLAPIVMNYPERKDLTEELEKSFCSRDPHIARQFAEVTFLSDCRIDLNQATVPTLILQCSEDSIAPVEVGDYLHAHLKNSRLQQMTAKGHYPHLSQPEETIRMIKDYLTSA; translated from the coding sequence ATGACGATAGATGTGCTTGTAAGAAATAATGTTAAAGTGCTTGGTTCAGGTAGCCAAACGATTGTATTTGCACATGGTTTTGGATGCGATCAGGATATGTGGCGTTACATTGTTCCAAGTTTTACGGAGAACTACCGTGTAATTTTGTTTGATTATGTTGGATCTGGTGAATCTCAAATTAACTATTACGATGCTGGCAAATATAGCAACCTCCAAGGATACGCCCAAGATGTGCTGGAAATTATGGAAGTACTTGAACTACAGGACACCATATTTGTCGGGCATTCCGTCAGCAGCATGATTGGCATGCTGGCATCGATTCAGAACCCCAAATATTTCAAACAAATCGTCATGTTGGGGCCGTCCCCACGTTACGTGAATGATCTTCCGAATTATTATGGAGGTTTTGATCGGAATGATATCGATGAATTGCTTGAGATGATGCAGATGAATTTTATTGGGTGGGCGAGTTATCTGGCACCCATTGTGATGAACTATCCGGAACGGAAAGATCTGACGGAAGAGTTGGAGAAAAGCTTCTGCTCCAGAGATCCGCATATTGCGAGACAATTTGCCGAAGTGACGTTTTTATCTGACTGCCGTATTGATCTGAATCAGGCAACAGTGCCAACGCTGATTCTTCAGTGTTCCGAAGACAGCATTGCTCCGGTTGAAGTAGGGGATTACTTGCACGCTCATCTCAAGAACAGCAGGTTGCAACAGATGACGGCCAAGGGACATTATCCGCATCTAAGTCAACCGGAAGAAACGATCCGCATGATTAAGGATTATTTGACGAGCGCATAA